GGGGTGACTATCTGGGCGGCACCGTTCAGGTGATTCCCCATATCACCGACGAGATCAAGCAGGCGATCATGAAGCTTGATGGCGAGGCGGATGTGGTAATCATCGAGATCGGCGGGACCATCGGCGATATTGAAGGGCTGCCGTTTATCGAAGCGATCAGGCAGTTCCGGCTTGATGTCGGGAAGGAAAATTCAATTTTTATCCATGTGACCTGGGTGCCATACATCAAAACGGCGCATGAATTCAAAACCAAGCCCACCCAGCACAGTGTCAAGGAATTGCTGGCCATCGGAATCCAGCCCGATATTCTGCTCTGCCGGACTGAAGCTTTGCTCAGCAAAGAGTTGAAAGCAAAGATCTCGCTGTTCTGCAATGTGCCCACCGATGCGGTGATTACCGCCCAGGATGTGAAAAGTATATATGAAGTCCCGCTTTGTTTCAGCAAGGAGGGACTCGATAACAAGATTCTCGAACTTCTGAATGTCTGGACGGGTTCCCCGAAGCTTGATCAATGGGAAGAGCTGGTCAGAAAGATCCAGAATCCTTCAAAGAAAGTTGTGATCGGGATTATCGGCAAATATGTCGATCTTACCGAGTCGTATAAAAGCTTACATGAATCGCTTGTCCATGGCGGCATTGCCAATGATGCCCAGGTCGATCTTCGTTATGTGAGTGCTGAAGAGCTTGAGGAGAAGAATCCGGAAACTTTACTGGCCGGCTGCCAGGGCATTCTGGTGCCGGGCGGCTTCGGGCAGCGCGGGGTCGAGGGGAAGATCCGGGCCATTACCTACGCCCGGGAAAACAAGGTGCCGTTTTTCGGAATCTGTCTCGGGATGCAGCTGGCGGTGGTTGAGTTTTCCAGAAATATCCTGGGCTGGAAAGATGCCGACAGCGAGGAGTTCAACGACAAGACCAAGCACAATGTTATTTACTGGATGGATGAGTGGTTTGACTATCGCACCAATCAGGTCCAGAAACGAGACAGGTCATCTAATCTGGGCGGCACCCTGAGGCTTGGCGCCAATCCCTGCAAGCTGAAAGAGAATACCTTCGCCTCAGCGGCTTACGGGGTAAAGGAGATCTCGGAACGGCATCGCCACCGCTATGAGTTCAATCCGGCGTTTCGGGCGGAAATTGAGGCGGGCGGTCTTGTGATCAGCGGTGTTTCCCCTGATGATGCTCTGGTTGAAATCGTCGAGATTAAAGATCACCCCTGGTTTCTTGGCTGTCAGTTTCATCCGGAATTTAAATCACGGCCCAGAAACCCGCACCCGCTGTTCAGGGAGTTTATCAAGGCGTCACTCGGGTATGCCGGATAATCTTCAGGTTCCTGCTTGTTCTCCCCTTGTCTGAGATGATCCCTACTGGAGGTTCTGGTGGATAGAGTTGCAATAACAAAAGAGTTGGAGGTCGGCCCCGGTCGGCCTTTTTTGTTGATGGCCGGCCCCTGTGTGCTTGAGTCGGAGAAAATGGCTACCGAGGTGGCCACGACTCTTCGGGAGATCACCGGGCGGCTCGGGATCAATTATGTGTTCAAGGCCTCGTTTGACAAGGCGAACCGGACCTCTATTGACGCATATCGCGGGCCCGGTTTCGAGAAGGGTCTGGAAATCATGGCCAGGATCAGACAGACCGGAGTGCCGGTGATCTCTGATGTTCACGAAGTCTCGCAGGTTGCTCCGGCGGCCGAGGTCCTCGATGTTCTACAGATCCCCGCCTTTCTTTGCCGGCAGACTGATCTTTTGGTGGCGGCCGGTCAATCGGGCCGGGCGATCAGCCTGAAAAAGGGCCAGTTCCTCTCACCATGGGACATGCAACATGCGGTCAATAAAGTGAAATCGACGGGTAACAAGAACCTGATGCTCACCGAACGCGGGACCATGCTCGGGTACAATAATCTGGTGGTTGACATGCGTTCTTTTCCGGTGATGCGCGCACTGGGTTGCCCGGTGATCTATGACGCCACCCACAGTGTCCAGTTGCCGGGTGGAGCGGGCGGCAGTTCCGGCGGGCAGCGGGAATTCATCCCGCCTCTTGCCCGGGCGGCGGTTGCGGCAGGGATTGACGGCCTGTTCATGGAGGTCCATCCGGACCCCGACCAGGCCCTTTGCGATGGCCCGAATTCCTGGCCCCTGGCCGGGATGGAAGAACTTTTGAAAAGCCTGCTCGCTATCCATGCAGCCCGGGGCGATGATCAACACCTGCTCGGCGGTATCTAGATGACCGGCAATGGATGCGGATCAGGAGGTCCCGGGTATCCCTCAGATTGCGAGGTCACCCAGGGATTACGTGAAAGGGCCCGGGCCCGGGAATCTGTCGAAAAGCGCAGTTATGCCTGGAAAGCAAATCTTGAGCGTGCAGGCCGGATTAAAATGCTGATTCTTGATGTGGACGGAGTATTGACCGACGGCTCGATCATCTATACTCCGGACGGAGAAGAGATCAAGGCCTTCAGCACTCGGGATGGTCTTGGAATCAGGCTGGTCCAGAAGGCGGGAGTTGAGGTCGGGATCATCACCGCCCGCAGTTCGGCGGTCGTCAACAGAAGGGCCGAGAATCTGGGTATCACCAAAGTGATCCAGGGCGCCGGCAACAAACTTGAGAGTTTCAGAAAAATTATTGGCGAAAACTCTCTGGACCCTTCTCAGGTAGCCTATGTCGGTGACGACTGGCTCGATCTTCCGGTCCTGACCAGGGTCGGGCTTGCGGTCGCGGTGGCCGATTCGGCCCCGGAAGTGATTGATGCCGCCCATTATGTAACGGTGAACCCGGGCGGCCGGGGCGCAGTCCGGGAGGTTTGCAATCTGATTGTCGAGGCCCTCGGCAAACATCAGGAGCTCCTTAGAGAGTACAGACAGGATGAATCTTAACAGGAATCTGGTCTGGGTATTGCCATTGCTTCTCCTGATTGGAGCCCCTTTATGGTGGCAGCCGGTCGGTACCATCCTTGCCCCGAGGGGAGATTTCTCTGCCCCGCCACTACCATCCCAGGAGCAGCTGAAACGATTTGCCATGGAGGGGGTGACTCTCAGTCATTGCCGTGACGGCAAACATGAATTTACTTTAAACTCCGCCCGGGTGACTAGTAATGGAAACGACGACAGCCTCCAGTTACTTGAGGTCCGCGCTACAATCACCGGCACAAGTGATCCGACGATTATTACCAGCGGAGAGGCTTACTATCATACCGGACGAGAGATCTTGACCATGCTTGACCGGGTGAGGATTACCATGCCTGATCATCAGGAAATTCGGACTGAGGCTCTTCGCTACCTGGCCAAATATCGCAAGGTGAAAACAGCCGAAGATGTTTTTTTGAACGGCAGCGGTGTTGAAGTGCGAGGCAGCACAATGTTTTATGATCTGGTCAACGGAGCCTTGCGGGTCGGTGGCCGAGTTGTGGTGGATCTTCAGTGAAAAGCATGCCAGAGGTAAATGACTTTGAAAAATATTGATATCCGTGACCGGATTATTCTGGCACTGGATGTTGACAGCCCGGCGAAGGCGAAGGATCTGATTGCCCGGACGGAGTCGCATCTCGGGTTCTACAAGGTCGGGTTGCAGCTCTTTCTGGCGGGCGGGTTTGATATCGTCGACTGGATTGTTGATCGCGGCCACAAGGTCATGCTCGACCTGAAGCTGCACGATATTTCAGCAACGGTGGCTTTGGCGGTAGAGCAGCTTGCCGGGCACGGGGTTTATTTCGCCACCGTTCATGGGGAACCGCCGGTAGTCCGAGCAGCTGCGGCTGCCGCCGGGGACAGGGTCCGGATCCTGGCGGTCACGGTGCTGACCAGTCTGGGGGAGGACGACCTGCGGTCGGTCGGTATCACCATGCCGTTGCCCGAACTTGTCCGGTTCAGGGCCAGAGCGGCCCTAGAGGCCGGATGTTCCGGAGTGGTGGCTTCCGGTCACGAGGCGGCAATGCTGCGCAGGGAGCTCGGAGAGGATTTCTTCATCGTAACCCCTGGAATCAGGCAGGGGAACACTGTCATGAACGGCAGCGATGACCAGACCAGGATCATGACCGCCGGGGCCGCCATCGAAAACGGCGCCAATCATGTGGTGGTCGGACGTCCGATCAGCAAGGCGACTGATCCTGTTGCGGTTATTGAAGAGATGCAGAAAGGAATAGTCGAAGGTGTGTCCGGTTCTTGAGGCGTTTTTTTTCCAAAAGTTACCTGTTTTTTCCGGATTGATCGAGAACCGCCCCCAGCACATTCAATACTGCCCATCCGGACAGACTTAAACCCCACTATAAAACAAAGCGATAAAGAATCTGCAGGCAGAGAAGCGCGTAGATTCCGGCCATCAGGTCGTCGAGGACGATGCCGAGCCCGCCGTGGAACCGTTGGTCGAAGAAGTTGACCGGAAAGGGTTTGACGATATCGAAGAAACGGAACAGGAGAAAGGCGGCAAGCCAGGCAACAACGGTTGGCGGGGCATGGATCAGAGCGACCAGCATCCCGGCCACCTCATCGATGACAACCGCGCCGGGATCCGGCTTATCCATGATCTTTTCTGCCGACCCGGCTGTGAAGATGGCGACTATGATTATCCCGGCGAGAGAGAGCCAGTAGCCGGCAGGCGAAAGTGATGAAATGAGATAATGGATCGGAAACGCCAGCAGGGTTCCCCAGGTGCCGGGGGCAAAGGGTATCTTCCCGAGGCCCAGTCCGGTGGCTACCGCCATGAACAGACGGTCCATTATCCGTTCTCCGGCCGGAAGTCTTCGACCCTGGCGGCATAGACGGCCCGGTAAATTTCCTGCAGCGGCTTTCCTGTTTCCAATGCCACTCTGCGGCACTCTTCATACTCCGGATAGAGTCTTTTGCCTGCAGGCGTTTCAACCTCTTTCACCTTTAAATCACCCAGAGATGTTCTGATGGTCCCGAGCCTTCTTGGCAGGGTCATTCTCTGCTCGACCCGGAAGCGCAGTCCGATCGCCGTGGTCTCTGCAAGGATGGCTCGTTTGATAGCCTGGGAATTTTCCAGCCTGGAGAGAACCTGGAGCTGAAAGCCGGGCCTTCCCTTCTTCATCTGGATCGGGACCAGAATCACATCGAGAGCTCCCAACGAGAAGAGGGTTTCACAGAGCATCGGAAAACCTTCGGGGCTCCAGTCGTCCAGATTGGTTTCAATCACTTCAATTTCCTGGGCTTCGGCGGCGGATCGACTCTTGCCGATAACAAGCCGCAGCAGGTTTGGCCTGCCATCGGTAAGCTTGTGGCTGCCGCACCCATATCCTACTCTGTCGATGGACATCACCGGAAAGGGGCCGAAGGATGAGGTCATGGACTTGACCAGAGCGGCACCGGTAGGAGTCACCAGCTCCTGCTGCAGGGTGGTACCATAGACGGGTACATCTTTCAGTATCTCGCAGACTGCGGGAGCGGGCAAAGGCAGAAGGCCGTGCTGACAATTGACAAAACCAGATGGCATCGGCAACGGAGAACAGGCGACATTCTCAATACCGAGATAGTGCATTCCCAAAACGACTCCGACAATATCGATAATCGAATCAACGGCCCCGACCTCATGGAAATGGACTTCATCCTTTAAGCGGTCATGGATCTTTCCTTCGGCTGTTGCAAGGAGATCGAACACCTCGAGGACTTTTCTCCGAACAGATTCCGGCAGACCGCTTTGTGAAATGATATTTTTTATGGAGAGCATGTCCCGGGCCGGCTGCTCTTCGCCGCACTCGACATTCACTTTGACAGAGGATATGCCGTTGACTTTTTCTCTGGATATCCCGAGTTTGTAGCAGGTGATTTCAAGAGTTGAGAGCTGTTCTGCAAGTATATCCTGCGGAAAACCGCAATCAAGGAGCGCACCAAGGAACATGTCGCCGCTGATCCCGGCAAAGCAGTCAAGGTATGCGGTTTTTTCTCCGGTCATTTCAGCGGTTTTCCTCCGACGGTGCCTGGTTTCCGGCACGTTTTTCGAGGAGCAGCAGAAGCCGGTGCCGGTAAAGGATGCAGGGCAGGATAACAAGGAATGAAAGAAGCATCAATAGAGCAAGCTTCACATAGTTGCCGTTGTATATTTCCGCCCCCTGCAGGGAGAGCATCAGGGTGCCGGGCATTCTGCCGATGGCGGTAATGAAGAGAAAAGAGGGCAACGACATGATGCTCATGCCGAGCAGGTAAGAGAGGGAGTCTTTAGGGAACCCTGGGATAAGGAAAAGGACAAAGGGGATCAGGTAGTCGCTGCGAGAAACCAGATGGTTGAATTTCCGGTAAAAAGCGGTGTCTTTGATCCGTTTCGTTAAAAATTTCCGGAGCAGTCTGCCGACTCCGAAGGCCGCCGCAGAACCCATGGTCAGGCCGATTGATGAATAGAAAAATGCCGGGACGGCCCCGAAAAGATACCCGCCAAGCAGGCCGCTTGCTTCACCGGGGATCGGGGCAAAGACAACCTGCAGCACCTGGATCAGGATAAAGAAAAATGGAGCCCTTGGGCCATGGGACAGGATATCATCACGTAATGAATTGCTATAATCCTTGAAGTTGCGCAGGTAATCCAGGGTCCGGCCAAGGAGTCCCTCGTCACTGAAATAGATGGCCAGTAACAGGCCGAAAAGAATCAAAGCAACTGCGATTGGATATCGACGGAAGAGGGCTCTTCTCATCGGCGCGCTTTTCATCAACCCAGGACGGTGCCGGGTTTGATGGATCGACCCTGCAGGTAGGCGCCGGTGGTCATCCGTTTCGCCCCTTCAGCCTGGAGTTCCTCAGTCAGAAGATATTTTTCACCGGTGGCGATGAGCAGGCCGTCTTTATCTGCCCGGCAGATGGTGCCGGGTTTCTCGGTGGCCGCTCGGTCGACAACGGATGGCTTGAAAAGCCTGAGCCTTGTGCCCTCGATAAAGGTGTAGGCGGTGGGCCAGGGGTCGAGCCCACGGATCTGGCAGCTTAATGCAAAGGCCGGTCTGCGCCAGTCGATCAACCCCTGTTCTTTGGTGAGAGGGGGGGAAGAGGTCGCAAGGTGATGCGCCTGCACCTGCCGGACAAGCCTTCCCTCATGAAGTTTTGCCAGCGCCTCAAGGAGGGTTGCCCCGCCGATTTCGGCGAGTCTCCCGGCAAGACTTCCTGCCGTGTCCTCAGGGGTGATCCTGGTTTCTGCGGTGAGCAGAATGTCTCCGGTGTCCATCCCTTCATCCATCTGCATGATGGTGACCCCGGTAAAAGTGTCGCCGTTTAAGATCGCCCACTGGATCGGGGCCGCTCCACGGTAGGACGGGAGAATTGAGCCGTGGACGTTGATGGTTCCGTGGGGGGGCAGTTCAAGCAGTGATTTTGGCAGGATGCGGCCGTATGCTGCGACAATGAAGAGGTCGGGCCGGTACGCGGCAAGCTCCTCACGCCAGGCAGCGGTTTTTATGGCCGTGGGTTGCAGGACCGGCAAACCTTTCGCCAAAGCCAGTTCTTTGACCGGGGGGGCGGCAACTTTGCGGCCGCGGCCTTTGGGGCGATCGGGCTGGGTGACGACCGCCACAACCTCATCAGGTCCTGACAGGAGAGATTGAAGGGAAGGAACGGCGAACTCCGGCGTTCCCATAAAGATGATCCGGTAGGGTTCGTGTGCCATCTAGTCGGCAGCCTCTTCCTGCTCTTCCTGAAGGAGTTTCTTGAGTTTCTTTTTGTAGAGGCTTCTCTTCAAAGGGCTCAGATGGTCGAGGAAGAGTACGCCGTTCAAATGATCTATCTCGTGTTGAAGAACCCGGGCATGAAAATCTTCGGCTTCAATAGAGATCGGGTTGCCGTCGAGATCAAGGGCGTGGACTCTGATCATTTTTGCCCTCTTCACCTTGGCGCAGAGTTCAATGACGCTCAAGCAGCCTTCTTCACCAATCTCGGAACCGGCGGCTTCGATAATCTCAGGATTAATCAGTACGGTGAGGGCGGGTTCTTCTTCTGCCCGGGAGATATCGTAGACGAGAATCTGTTTTGTGACGCCGATCTGATTGGCGGCGAGGCCCACACCCGGAGCCTTGTACATGGTTTCAGCCATGTCGGCGGCCAAGGCCTTCAGCTCTTCACCAAATTCGGTGATCGGATGAGCCTTAACTCGCAAGACCGGATCCGGGAATGTATATATCTTTCTGACTGCCATTTTCTCCCGCCGAACTTTGTTAAAAAATAAAGCGCTATTTTCACCCTTCGGGCAAAAGTCTCGATGTCTCGCAAGCTCGCTTATCGGTAAGAGCAGACGAGCTGCTTAACTCAGCTTTATAGCATGTTTTCAGGATCAACGTCCACAGACAATTTGACGCCGGTCTTGGTGAGCCCGGCTGAACGCTCAAGCAAGGCGTTGCACAGGGCATGCAGTTCTTTGAAGCTGCTGCCTTTTAAAAGCACCTGCCAGCGGTGTCTGCCGTGTAATCTCGACAGGGGGGCGGGGGCCGGGCCGAGGACGTCGATTGGTTGATTCCGGCCTCCAAGTTTTCTGGCCTGCATGGCAATGTTTTTCGCTGTGCGCCGAACCGCCTCTTCGTTCTGCCCTTCAATCCGGAGGTTGATTAATCGCGAAAACGGCGGAAACTTCAGGGCCTCACGTTGTGCCATTTCTCTGTTGTAGAGAGAAATATAATCATGGACACGGGTTGTGCTGATGGAATAATGGTCCGGATCCATGGTCTGGATGATCACCCGGCCCGGTTTTTCGCCACGACCGGCCCGACCGGTGACCTGGGAAAGAAGCTGAAAGGTCCGCTCCCCGGAGCGGAAATCGGGAATGCCGAGTCCGGCATCGGCCCAGACCACGCCAACCAGGGTCACGTGGGGGAAATGATGCCCCTTGGTGATCATCTGGGTGCCGACCAGGATATCAATTTTCCGTTCGTGAAATCCTTTCAGAATGGAGATGAAGTCCTGCCTTCTGGCGGTGGTGTCGGTATCCAGTCTGGCGATACGGGCGGTCGGAAACAGTTTGACCAGCTCATCTTCAAGACGTTCGGTCCCGAAGCCGACCGGAAGAAGGGTTGTGGATTGGCAGTTTCCGCAAACGGTATTGCTGTGGGTGGAGTGGCCGCAATAATGGCAGATCAGCGACTGCCTGCCCCGATGCAGGGTGAGAGTGATCCGGCACTCCGGGCAGCGGACCGCCTGGCCGCAGTCCCTGCAGAGGACCATGTTGGCATACCCCCGCCGGTTGAGAAAAACAAGGCTCTGGTTGCCCTCTTTCAGGTTTTTCTTCAGGGCGGAGTTCAGTTCGCCGGAAAAAAGAGGCGGCCGCCCGGAGACGGTTTTGATCTTCTGCAGATCGATGATTTCGACATTCGGCAGGGCCCTTTCCTCCACCCTGTTTTTCATGGTGAGCAGAGTGTATTTGCCGGTTTCGGCGTTCCGATAACTGATGACCGAAGGGGTGGCCGAGCCGAGGATCACCGGGCAGCGGGCAAGGCTTGCCCGCATGATCGCAAGGTCGCGGCCGTTGTATCTGAGCCCGTCCTCCTGTTTGTAGGCGGTGTCATGTTCCTCATCAACAATGATCAGCCCTGGATTTTTTAAGGGGGCGAAAACCGCGGAGCGAGCTCCGATTACAATCGGCGCCTCGTCATTAGCGAGCCTCTGCCACTGGTCGAATCGCTGGCCCGCGGAGAGCCCGCTGTGCAGCAGACCGACCCGGTCGCCGAAGCGGGAGATGAAGTGGGCCTCAAGCTGGGTGGCCAGAGCAATTTCCGGGACCAGCACCATAACCGAGCGGCCCGCGGCCAGAACGGTTTCTGCCGCCCGAAGATAGACTTCGGTTTTGCCGCTGCCGGTGATCCCGTGGAGGAGAAACGGCGCGAATTTGCGGTCCTTGAGAGCCGGGGCAAGTTCGGCCAGGACTTCATCCTGTTCCGGGGTGAGATGGGTGGGTTTCGGGAAAAAGGCCGGTTGTTCCCCGAACGGGTCACGGTAGACAACCCTTTCAATCAGCTGTACGAGACTCTTTTCGGCCAGTGTCTTCAGGGCCTGCCTCGCGCCGCTGTAAGCGGTGGCAAGAGAGGCCCTGGCGACCGGGATGTTATTTTCTCCGGTCATCGTTCTGATGATCTCAATGGTTTTGAGCTCTGATTTTTTTAGTCCTTCAGGCAGCGGATCATCGTCCGGGACAGTCAGGGTCACGCAGA
The sequence above is drawn from the Pseudomonadota bacterium genome and encodes:
- the fmt gene encoding methionyl-tRNA formyltransferase: MAHEPYRIIFMGTPEFAVPSLQSLLSGPDEVVAVVTQPDRPKGRGRKVAAPPVKELALAKGLPVLQPTAIKTAAWREELAAYRPDLFIVAAYGRILPKSLLELPPHGTINVHGSILPSYRGAAPIQWAILNGDTFTGVTIMQMDEGMDTGDILLTAETRITPEDTAGSLAGRLAEIGGATLLEALAKLHEGRLVRQVQAHHLATSSPPLTKEQGLIDWRRPAFALSCQIRGLDPWPTAYTFIEGTRLRLFKPSVVDRAATEKPGTICRADKDGLLIATGEKYLLTEELQAEGAKRMTTGAYLQGRSIKPGTVLG
- the lptC gene encoding LPS export ABC transporter periplasmic protein LptC, translated to MNLNRNLVWVLPLLLLIGAPLWWQPVGTILAPRGDFSAPPLPSQEQLKRFAMEGVTLSHCRDGKHEFTLNSARVTSNGNDDSLQLLEVRATITGTSDPTIITSGEAYYHTGREILTMLDRVRITMPDHQEIRTEALRYLAKYRKVKTAEDVFLNGSGVEVRGSTMFYDLVNGALRVGGRVVVDLQ
- a CDS encoding phosphatidylglycerophosphatase A, coding for MDRLFMAVATGLGLGKIPFAPGTWGTLLAFPIHYLISSLSPAGYWLSLAGIIIVAIFTAGSAEKIMDKPDPGAVVIDEVAGMLVALIHAPPTVVAWLAAFLLFRFFDIVKPFPVNFFDQRFHGGLGIVLDDLMAGIYALLCLQILYRFVL
- the priA gene encoding primosomal protein N', whose product is MSQPRALFEIAVAAPIDKPLTYLVKDGGTLPAVGCRVLVPLGRRKVTGYVLGPAGEPETGTKLKSITELLDASPLFPESMVELFRWTAEYYRYPIGEVIRAALPSGLTTGSGRQITVCSGMTEALQSRIREAAAESWAASLTAQGYLSPSRTRKVLSASPSRRLLEKWQEEGLVSIEEIIIDARVGSRTEICVTLTVPDDDPLPEGLKKSELKTIEIIRTMTGENNIPVARASLATAYSGARQALKTLAEKSLVQLIERVVYRDPFGEQPAFFPKPTHLTPEQDEVLAELAPALKDRKFAPFLLHGITGSGKTEVYLRAAETVLAAGRSVMVLVPEIALATQLEAHFISRFGDRVGLLHSGLSAGQRFDQWQRLANDEAPIVIGARSAVFAPLKNPGLIIVDEEHDTAYKQEDGLRYNGRDLAIMRASLARCPVILGSATPSVISYRNAETGKYTLLTMKNRVEERALPNVEIIDLQKIKTVSGRPPLFSGELNSALKKNLKEGNQSLVFLNRRGYANMVLCRDCGQAVRCPECRITLTLHRGRQSLICHYCGHSTHSNTVCGNCQSTTLLPVGFGTERLEDELVKLFPTARIARLDTDTTARRQDFISILKGFHERKIDILVGTQMITKGHHFPHVTLVGVVWADAGLGIPDFRSGERTFQLLSQVTGRAGRGEKPGRVIIQTMDPDHYSISTTRVHDYISLYNREMAQREALKFPPFSRLINLRIEGQNEEAVRRTAKNIAMQARKLGGRNQPIDVLGPAPAPLSRLHGRHRWQVLLKGSSFKELHALCNALLERSAGLTKTGVKLSVDVDPENML
- the pyrF gene encoding orotidine-5'-phosphate decarboxylase, whose product is MTLKNIDIRDRIILALDVDSPAKAKDLIARTESHLGFYKVGLQLFLAGGFDIVDWIVDRGHKVMLDLKLHDISATVALAVEQLAGHGVYFATVHGEPPVVRAAAAAAGDRVRILAVTVLTSLGEDDLRSVGITMPLPELVRFRARAALEAGCSGVVASGHEAAMLRRELGEDFFIVTPGIRQGNTVMNGSDDQTRIMTAGAAIENGANHVVVGRPISKATDPVAVIEEMQKGIVEGVSGS
- the kdsA gene encoding 3-deoxy-8-phosphooctulonate synthase, which gives rise to MTKELEVGPGRPFLLMAGPCVLESEKMATEVATTLREITGRLGINYVFKASFDKANRTSIDAYRGPGFEKGLEIMARIRQTGVPVISDVHEVSQVAPAAEVLDVLQIPAFLCRQTDLLVAAGQSGRAISLKKGQFLSPWDMQHAVNKVKSTGNKNLMLTERGTMLGYNNLVVDMRSFPVMRALGCPVIYDATHSVQLPGGAGGSSGGQREFIPPLARAAVAAGIDGLFMEVHPDPDQALCDGPNSWPLAGMEELLKSLLAIHAARGDDQHLLGGI
- the larC gene encoding nickel pincer cofactor biosynthesis protein LarC; the protein is MTGEKTAYLDCFAGISGDMFLGALLDCGFPQDILAEQLSTLEITCYKLGISREKVNGISSVKVNVECGEEQPARDMLSIKNIISQSGLPESVRRKVLEVFDLLATAEGKIHDRLKDEVHFHEVGAVDSIIDIVGVVLGMHYLGIENVACSPLPMPSGFVNCQHGLLPLPAPAVCEILKDVPVYGTTLQQELVTPTGAALVKSMTSSFGPFPVMSIDRVGYGCGSHKLTDGRPNLLRLVIGKSRSAAEAQEIEVIETNLDDWSPEGFPMLCETLFSLGALDVILVPIQMKKGRPGFQLQVLSRLENSQAIKRAILAETTAIGLRFRVEQRMTLPRRLGTIRTSLGDLKVKEVETPAGKRLYPEYEECRRVALETGKPLQEIYRAVYAARVEDFRPENG
- a CDS encoding HAD-IIIA family hydrolase yields the protein MTGNGCGSGGPGYPSDCEVTQGLRERARARESVEKRSYAWKANLERAGRIKMLILDVDGVLTDGSIIYTPDGEEIKAFSTRDGLGIRLVQKAGVEVGIITARSSAVVNRRAENLGITKVIQGAGNKLESFRKIIGENSLDPSQVAYVGDDWLDLPVLTRVGLAVAVADSAPEVIDAAHYVTVNPGGRGAVREVCNLIVEALGKHQELLREYRQDES
- a CDS encoding CTP synthase, whose translation is MKKLSPTNKTKFIFVTGGVLSSLGKGLAAAAIGALMECRGLTVTLQKLDPYINVDPGTMNPFQHGEVYVTDDGAETDLDLGHYERYTSAVLGQKNNFTSGRIYHSVITKERRGDYLGGTVQVIPHITDEIKQAIMKLDGEADVVIIEIGGTIGDIEGLPFIEAIRQFRLDVGKENSIFIHVTWVPYIKTAHEFKTKPTQHSVKELLAIGIQPDILLCRTEALLSKELKAKISLFCNVPTDAVITAQDVKSIYEVPLCFSKEGLDNKILELLNVWTGSPKLDQWEELVRKIQNPSKKVVIGIIGKYVDLTESYKSLHESLVHGGIANDAQVDLRYVSAEELEEKNPETLLAGCQGILVPGGFGQRGVEGKIRAITYARENKVPFFGICLGMQLAVVEFSRNILGWKDADSEEFNDKTKHNVIYWMDEWFDYRTNQVQKRDRSSNLGGTLRLGANPCKLKENTFASAAYGVKEISERHRHRYEFNPAFRAEIEAGGLVISGVSPDDALVEIVEIKDHPWFLGCQFHPEFKSRPRNPHPLFREFIKASLGYAG
- a CDS encoding TVP38/TMEM64 family protein; the encoded protein is MRRALFRRYPIAVALILFGLLLAIYFSDEGLLGRTLDYLRNFKDYSNSLRDDILSHGPRAPFFFILIQVLQVVFAPIPGEASGLLGGYLFGAVPAFFYSSIGLTMGSAAAFGVGRLLRKFLTKRIKDTAFYRKFNHLVSRSDYLIPFVLFLIPGFPKDSLSYLLGMSIMSLPSFLFITAIGRMPGTLMLSLQGAEIYNGNYVKLALLMLLSFLVILPCILYRHRLLLLLEKRAGNQAPSEENR
- the def gene encoding peptide deformylase yields the protein MAVRKIYTFPDPVLRVKAHPITEFGEELKALAADMAETMYKAPGVGLAANQIGVTKQILVYDISRAEEEPALTVLINPEIIEAAGSEIGEEGCLSVIELCAKVKRAKMIRVHALDLDGNPISIEAEDFHARVLQHEIDHLNGVLFLDHLSPLKRSLYKKKLKKLLQEEQEEAAD